From the genome of Mycobacterium sp. 050128, one region includes:
- a CDS encoding tetratricopeptide repeat protein yields the protein MADDRQRHNGERRPRSASGWSGPGRARSAQPRHSGGGGDRPADSGPPIPPDVDPKQLAPEIRGELSTLDRATADAVARHLVAAGELMDEDPEAALNHARAARARSSRIAAIREAVGIAAYRYGDWAQALSELRAARRMGSKSSLLALIADCERGLGRPERAIELARGEEAAQLSGDDADELRIVVAGARSDLGQLEQALTLLSTPQLDPSRSGTTAARLFYAYADTLLALDRKDEALQWFLHSAAADVDGVTDAEDRVSELG from the coding sequence GTGGCCGACGACAGGCAGCGTCACAACGGCGAACGACGTCCGCGTTCGGCGTCTGGGTGGTCGGGACCGGGTCGGGCGCGCTCGGCCCAGCCGCGGCACTCCGGCGGCGGCGGTGATCGCCCGGCGGACAGCGGGCCCCCGATACCGCCCGACGTGGACCCCAAACAGTTGGCCCCCGAAATCCGCGGTGAACTGAGCACCCTGGACCGCGCGACCGCCGATGCGGTGGCCCGCCACCTGGTCGCCGCCGGCGAGTTGATGGACGAAGACCCGGAAGCCGCCCTGAACCATGCTCGTGCCGCGCGCGCCAGGTCCAGCAGGATCGCCGCGATACGCGAAGCCGTCGGAATCGCCGCATACCGCTACGGCGACTGGGCCCAGGCGCTGTCCGAATTGCGTGCCGCCCGCCGGATGGGCAGCAAGTCTTCGTTGCTGGCGTTGATCGCGGATTGCGAACGCGGCCTTGGCCGTCCGGAGCGGGCGATCGAACTGGCCCGCGGGGAAGAAGCGGCTCAGCTGTCCGGCGATGACGCCGACGAGCTGCGCATCGTGGTCGCCGGCGCCCGCTCCGATCTCGGGCAGCTCGAACAGGCGCTGACCCTGTTGTCCACGCCGCAACTGGATCCGAGTCGCTCCGGCACGACGGCCGCCCGGCTGTTCTACGCCTATGCCGACACCCTGCTGGCGCTCGACCGCAAGGACGAAGCGCTGCAATGGTTTTTGCACTCCGCGGCCGCCGACGTCGACGGCGTGACCGATGCTGAAGACCGGGTCAGCGAGCTCGGCTGA
- a CDS encoding DUF732 domain-containing protein, with product MALTTALIATAATMAAPIRADMAGNTFLSALTNAGIAVTQPATTLAQGQSVCPMLIQPGGSFDSVVSEVATGSGMTEKNAGIFTIIAIGTFCPAMIAPLIPDRFKA from the coding sequence ATGGCGCTGACCACGGCATTGATTGCCACGGCCGCGACGATGGCCGCCCCCATCCGCGCCGACATGGCGGGCAACACCTTCCTGTCGGCGCTGACCAATGCCGGTATTGCCGTCACTCAGCCGGCCACGACGCTGGCACAGGGGCAATCGGTGTGTCCGATGCTCATCCAGCCGGGCGGCTCGTTCGACTCGGTGGTCTCGGAAGTGGCGACCGGCAGCGGGATGACCGAGAAGAACGCGGGGATCTTCACGATCATCGCGATCGGCACGTTCTGTCCTGCGATGATCGCGCCGTTGATTCCGGACCGGTTCAAGGCGTAG
- the tyrS gene encoding tyrosine--tRNA ligase, whose protein sequence is MILDELGWRGLIAQSTDLDALAAEVQRGPLTVYAGFDPTAPSLHAGHLVPLLALRRFQRAGHRPIVLAGGATGMIGDPREVGERSLNEAGTVAEWTERIRGQLERFVDFSDSGDSPTGAIVADNLEWTGQMSAIEFLRDLGKHFSVNVMLDRDTIRRRLDGDGISYTEFSYMLLQANDYVELHRRHGCALQIGGSDQWGNIIAGVRLVRQKLGATVHALTVPLVTAADGTKFGKSTGGGNLWLDPQLTSPYAWYQYFVNTADADVIRYLRWFTFLSAEELAELEQATAERPQQRAAQRRLATELTVLVHGEAATAAVEHASKALFGQGELDRLDEATLAAALRETSVAELKPGGPDGIVDLLVASGLSASKGAARRTIGEGGVSVNNIRVDSDEWSPQDSDFLYGRWLVLRRGKRNIAGIEKV, encoded by the coding sequence ATGATCCTCGACGAGCTGGGCTGGCGTGGACTGATCGCACAGTCCACCGACCTCGACGCCCTGGCCGCCGAAGTGCAGCGCGGACCGCTGACGGTGTACGCCGGCTTCGACCCCACCGCGCCGAGCCTGCACGCGGGACACCTGGTGCCGCTGCTGGCACTCCGGCGTTTTCAGCGTGCCGGGCACCGTCCCATCGTGCTCGCGGGCGGGGCGACCGGCATGATCGGCGACCCGCGTGAGGTCGGTGAGCGCAGTCTCAACGAGGCCGGCACCGTCGCCGAATGGACCGAACGGATTCGCGGACAGCTGGAACGCTTCGTCGACTTCTCGGATTCCGGAGACTCACCCACCGGCGCGATCGTCGCCGACAACCTGGAGTGGACGGGCCAGATGTCGGCGATCGAGTTCCTGCGCGATCTCGGCAAGCACTTCTCGGTCAACGTGATGCTGGATCGCGACACCATCAGGCGGCGGCTCGACGGCGACGGGATCTCCTACACCGAGTTCAGCTACATGCTGTTGCAGGCCAACGACTACGTCGAACTGCACCGGCGCCACGGCTGCGCGCTGCAGATCGGCGGCTCGGATCAATGGGGCAACATCATCGCCGGGGTTCGGCTGGTACGCCAGAAGCTGGGCGCGACGGTGCACGCACTGACGGTCCCGCTGGTGACGGCGGCCGACGGCACCAAGTTCGGCAAATCCACCGGCGGCGGCAACTTGTGGCTGGACCCGCAGCTGACCAGCCCGTATGCCTGGTACCAGTACTTCGTCAACACTGCCGACGCCGACGTGATTCGGTACCTGCGGTGGTTCACCTTCTTGTCCGCCGAGGAGCTGGCCGAGCTGGAACAGGCCACCGCCGAGCGTCCGCAACAACGCGCCGCCCAGCGGCGGTTGGCCACCGAACTCACCGTCTTGGTGCATGGCGAGGCGGCCACCGCGGCCGTCGAACACGCCAGCAAGGCGCTGTTCGGCCAGGGCGAGCTGGACCGTCTCGACGAAGCGACGCTGGCCGCCGCGCTGCGCGAAACGTCGGTCGCCGAGCTCAAACCCGGCGGGCCGGACGGGATCGTCGACCTGTTGGTGGCCAGCGGCCTCTCGGCCAGCAAGGGCGCCGCGCGACGCACGATCGGCGAGGGCGGCGTTTCGGTCAACAACATTCGGGTCGACAGCGACGAATGGTCCCCGCAGGACTCGGATTTCCTCTACGGCCGGTGGCTGGTATTGCGTCGCGGCAAGCGCAATATCGCCGGGATCGAAAAGGTCTAG
- a CDS encoding DNA-3-methyladenine glycosylase, whose protein sequence is MGARELVVDPVAAAHRLLGATLTGRGVRAVVVEVEAYGGVPDGPWPDAAAHSYRGPSGRNAVMFGPPGHLYTYLSHGIHTCANVSCGPDGTAAAVLLRAAVIEDGVDIAQGRRGEAIRTTALARGPGNLCAALGITMSDNGIDLFDPDSPVSLALSPTDGAVAGPRVGVSQAADRPWRLWLAGRPEVSAYRRSPRAPAPGASD, encoded by the coding sequence GTGGGTGCACGCGAGCTGGTAGTCGACCCGGTCGCGGCGGCGCACCGGCTACTCGGCGCCACCCTCACCGGCCGGGGCGTACGCGCGGTGGTCGTCGAGGTGGAGGCCTATGGCGGGGTTCCCGACGGGCCGTGGCCGGACGCGGCGGCGCATTCCTACCGGGGCCCCAGCGGCCGCAACGCGGTGATGTTCGGGCCGCCGGGGCACCTGTACACCTACCTCAGCCACGGGATCCACACCTGCGCCAACGTCTCGTGCGGACCCGACGGCACGGCCGCCGCGGTGCTGCTGCGCGCCGCCGTGATCGAGGACGGCGTCGACATCGCACAGGGCCGCCGCGGGGAGGCCATCCGTACCACCGCGCTGGCGCGCGGCCCGGGCAATCTCTGCGCGGCGTTAGGAATTACGATGTCCGACAACGGGATTGACCTGTTCGACCCGGACAGCCCGGTGTCGCTGGCGTTGAGCCCGACCGATGGCGCGGTGGCGGGACCGCGGGTGGGCGTCAGCCAGGCCGCCGACCGGCCGTGGCGGCTGTGGCTTGCCGGTCGACCGGAAGTCTCGGCGTACCGGCGAAGTCCGCGGGCACCCGCCCCGGGCGCCAGCGACTAG
- a CDS encoding ammonium transporter, which translates to MHAIDPAATAWLLASTALVLLMTPGLAIFYGGMVRTTGVLNMMMMSFVSIPLVTVTWLLVGYTLAFSEDGAGGFIGNLSHLGMLGITPDSLHGTVPELLYATFQLTFAIITAALVSGAIADRAKFAAWMVFVPIWAIVVYSVVAHWVWGPGGWLAKLGVLDYAGGLVVEIVSGSSALALALVLGPRIGFKKDAMRPHNLPLLFVGVGLLWFGWFGFNAGSALAANGTAAAIFLNTLVAGCLGMLGWLTVEQIRDGRPTTFGAASGVVAGLVAITPSCGTVNTLGAVAVGLAAGVVCAFAVTAKLRFNYDDSLDVVGVHFVGGVIGVFLIGLLATAVMTSGPQGLFYGGGFGQLGKQALAIVVVAVYAFAVTFVLAKVIERTMGFRLSPEEETTGVDFTQHAETAYAEGVHGHLPLRRPGSPS; encoded by the coding sequence ATGCATGCAATCGACCCCGCCGCCACCGCGTGGCTGCTGGCCAGTACCGCACTGGTCCTGTTGATGACCCCCGGCCTGGCGATTTTCTACGGCGGGATGGTCCGCACCACCGGGGTGCTCAACATGATGATGATGAGCTTCGTCTCGATCCCGCTTGTCACGGTGACCTGGCTACTTGTCGGCTACACGCTCGCGTTCTCCGAGGACGGCGCGGGCGGGTTCATCGGTAACCTCAGTCATCTCGGGATGCTCGGCATTACGCCCGATAGCCTGCACGGCACGGTTCCCGAACTGCTCTATGCGACGTTCCAACTGACCTTCGCGATCATCACGGCAGCCTTGGTCAGTGGTGCGATCGCCGACCGCGCCAAGTTCGCCGCCTGGATGGTGTTCGTTCCGATTTGGGCGATTGTCGTGTATTCGGTTGTCGCGCACTGGGTATGGGGTCCCGGCGGCTGGCTGGCCAAGCTCGGCGTGCTCGACTACGCGGGCGGCCTGGTCGTCGAGATCGTCTCGGGTTCCTCGGCGCTGGCGCTGGCGCTGGTGCTCGGACCCCGCATCGGCTTCAAAAAAGACGCCATGCGACCGCACAATCTGCCGTTGCTCTTTGTCGGTGTCGGACTGCTGTGGTTCGGTTGGTTCGGGTTCAACGCCGGTTCCGCGTTGGCCGCCAACGGAACTGCCGCGGCCATCTTCCTCAACACACTCGTCGCCGGCTGCCTCGGCATGCTCGGCTGGCTGACGGTCGAGCAGATCCGCGACGGCAGGCCCACGACGTTCGGCGCGGCATCCGGTGTGGTGGCCGGCCTCGTCGCGATCACCCCGTCGTGCGGCACCGTCAACACGCTCGGCGCCGTGGCCGTCGGTCTGGCCGCGGGCGTCGTGTGCGCGTTCGCGGTCACCGCGAAATTGCGCTTCAACTATGACGATTCACTCGACGTCGTCGGTGTGCACTTCGTCGGCGGAGTGATCGGGGTCTTCCTGATCGGGCTGCTGGCCACGGCCGTCATGACGTCGGGCCCGCAGGGCCTGTTCTACGGGGGCGGCTTCGGCCAGTTGGGCAAGCAGGCGCTCGCGATCGTCGTCGTCGCGGTCTACGCGTTCGCGGTGACGTTCGTCCTCGCGAAGGTGATCGAGCGGACGATGGGCTTCCGGCTCAGCCCTGAAGAAGAGACGACGGGCGTCGACTTCACGCAGCACGCCGAGACCGCCTACGCCGAAGGCGTGCACGGTCATCTGCCGTTGCGCCGCCCCGGCTCCCCCAGCTGA
- a CDS encoding ABC transporter ATP-binding protein, protein MMISSRDELIARGSEVAIDIDHLRVIRGKRPALHDFSVQIGKGSITGLLGPSGCGKTTLIRSIVGTQIVTSGTVTVLGSPAGSPELRRRVGYLPQDPTIYNDLRIVDNVRYFAALYGFDGQAADHAIERVGLTDHRTAYCANLSGGQRTRVSLACALVCQPELLVLDEPTVGLDPVLRADLWDQFNDLAHAGTTLLVSSHVMDEADHCKDLLLMRDGNLIAHTTPTQLREDTGCTSLEDAFLSIIKRNIMREAG, encoded by the coding sequence ATGATGATTTCATCTCGTGATGAATTAATCGCCCGCGGCAGCGAGGTCGCCATCGACATCGACCATCTCCGCGTCATCCGCGGCAAACGCCCAGCGCTGCATGACTTTTCGGTGCAGATCGGGAAGGGCAGCATCACCGGCCTGCTCGGTCCGTCCGGCTGCGGCAAGACCACGCTGATCCGGAGCATCGTCGGCACGCAGATCGTGACGTCGGGAACCGTGACAGTGCTCGGCAGCCCGGCCGGCTCCCCCGAGCTGCGCCGCCGCGTCGGCTACCTGCCCCAAGACCCGACCATCTACAACGACCTGCGGATCGTCGACAACGTTCGCTACTTCGCGGCGCTATACGGTTTCGACGGCCAGGCCGCCGACCACGCGATCGAGCGGGTCGGGCTGACCGATCATCGGACCGCGTACTGCGCCAACCTCTCCGGCGGCCAGCGCACCCGGGTGTCGCTGGCCTGCGCACTGGTCTGCCAGCCGGAGTTGCTGGTGCTCGACGAGCCCACGGTCGGGCTCGACCCCGTGCTGCGCGCGGACCTCTGGGACCAGTTCAACGACCTCGCCCACGCCGGGACCACCCTGCTGGTCTCGAGTCACGTGATGGACGAAGCCGATCACTGCAAAGACCTATTGCTGATGCGGGACGGGAACTTGATCGCCCACACCACGCCGACCCAACTACGAGAGGACACCGGATGCACGTCACTGGAGGACGCGTTTCTGTCCATCATCAAGCGCAACATCATGCGCGAAGCCGGTTAG